The Colletotrichum higginsianum IMI 349063 chromosome 2, whole genome shotgun sequence genome has a segment encoding these proteins:
- a CDS encoding Nacht domain protein, which yields MADRATIDLAAWYSVTPDLTIFQNALREFSSELSNDPEKLKWIVESKYGNIEAVLAAVDDARQQYKGRKGNSKATEALTSLSEKIHHYGGIVDVVVSHHPEYTALVWGAMKFFFVGVVNHQKVITRLSEGLVQIADLIPTADLTLRLYPLPHVRKIVVAIHANILRFLVRALRWYQESKFMHVVHAITRPTELRYDDILLTISSLSRSMSDAALTSSQAEQRDMHLGILQQSQAQEALQSSVNGHGTMLRQIATAVADARGEQSDALAGLQRLIQGVQGSIQECLTQIVLEITANRIDTRVIHESANVHLRHQLSPTQVATALNVIAVPQLPNPMKAYQTSLFLANMRRARPSARGPPFWLQDEIQQWNAAIASSLVVVNGTKKMRFHLQWFCAQSIAVLRESGIAVVWALKTIVTETEDTTPDRTLSSIDMMKYLVSQVIMMNKAIHNDVALASRLKSLADARSEEAWIDILTAVLCGLPQLYVVLDADIMSQAGRSTSDGGWPAVFFSLFAKLSDRDAETVVKVILVSSGPSLLRGSFNENCKGAVVTVGRGRQPQTVLTRLSRRGGGAESPGNVDGLNLPRLIGSSSMTLQKMSYQHLPTITDSLRLLVDGKVCFLLPGSYLQKVGVAIWEYGVQTACA from the exons ATGGCAGATCGAGCAACGATTGATCTAGCTGCCTGGTACTCAGTAACTCCAGATTT AACCATCTTCCAAAATGCCCTCCGTGAATTCTCGTCCGAGCTCTCCAACGACCCAGAGAAGCTGAAATGGATTGTCGAATCAAAGTACGGCAACATTGAAGCGGTTCTCGCCGCTGTCGACGATGCACGACAACAATACAAAGGTCGTAAGGGTAACTCCAAGGCCACGGAGGCACTCACTAGCCTTTCCGAGAAGATACATCACTATGGCGGCATCGTGGACGTCGTCGTGTCGCACCATCCCGAATACACTGCGTTAGTATGGGGTGCGATGAAGTTCTTCTTCGTG GGCGTCGTGAACCATCAAAAGGTCATCACTCGCCTGTCGGAAGGCCTTGTTCAGATTGCGGACCTCATCCCGACGGCCGATCTGACGTTACGACTCTACCCGCTCCCGCACGTCAGGAAAATCGTCGTTGCGATCCATGCCAACATTCTCAGATTCCTCGTCCGCGCGCTCCGCTGGTACCAAGAGAGCAAGTTCATGCACGTGGTGCATGCCATCACGAGGCCGACTGAGCTTCGCTACGACGACATCCTGCTCACCatctcgtctctctctcgtAGCATGTCCGATGCGGCGTTGACAAGCAGCCAAGCGGAACAGCGGGATATGCACCTGGGTATCCTCCAACAATCCCAAGCTCAAGAGGCGTTGCAGTCCAGTGTGAATGGCCATGGGACGATGCTGCGACAAATCGCGACCGCCGTGGCGGACGCCAGGGGCGAGCAGTCAGACGCGCTTGCTGGACTCCAACGGCTGATCCAGGGCGTCCAGGGTAGTATTCAGGAGTGTCTCACTCAAATCGTGCTCGAGATCACGGCCAACAGGATCGATACGCGGGTCATCCATGAAAGTGCGAATGTACACCTGCGCCATCAGCTATCACCGACTCAAGTGGCCACGGCCCTGAACGTCATTGCCGTACCCCAACTACCGAATCCGATGAAGGCTTACCAGACATCCCTCTTTCTTGCAAACATGCGCCGCGCGAGACCTTCTGCGCGAGGTCCGCCATTTTGGCTCCAAGATGAGATCCAGCAGTGGAACGCGGCCATCGCGTCCTCCTTAGTCGTCGTGAACGGGACGAAAAAGATGCGCTTCCACCTTCAGTGGTTCTGCGCCCAGTCCATCGCCGTCCTACGCGAGTCTGGGATTGCGGTTGTCTGGGCGTTGAAGACGATCGTTACTGAAACGGAAGACACGACGCCGGACCGCACGTTATCCTCCATCGACATGATGAAATACCTCGTCTCGCAAGTTATCATGATGAACAAAGCTATCCATAACGACGTGGCCCTCGCATCGCGCCTGAAGTCTCTCGCAGATGCGAGATCGGAGGAAGCCTGGATCGATATCCTGACCGCGGTTCTCTGCGGCCTGCCACAACTATACGTGGTACTGGATGCTGACATCATGAGCCAAGCCGGCCGCAGTACTAGCGATGGGGGCTGGCCCGCCGTCTTTTTCAGTCTGTTTGCCAAGCTTTCAGACCGAGATGCCGAGACTGTCGTCAAAGTCATCCTTGTAAGCTCCGGCCCCTCATTGCTCAGAGGCTCATTCAATGAAAACTGCAAGGGCGCAGTCGTGACGGTGGGACGGGGGCGACAGCCTCAAACCGTCCTGACAAGGCTGTCGCGGCGTGGCGGAGGCGCTGAAAGCCCTGGAAACGTGGACGGACTCAATCTCCCGC GCCTTATTGGAAGCTCCTCCATGACGCTACAGAAGATGTCGTATCAGCATTTGCCTACCATCACTGATTCTTTACGTCTACTGGTAGATGGAAAGGTTTGCTTCCTACTGCCTGGTTCTTACTTGCAAAAGGTTGGGGTGGCGATCTGGGAGTACGGCGTGCAGACGGCGTGCGCTTAA